GATAAAGTGAAGATAATGATACCTTTTCATCCATTAAGAGAAGGGTGGTTCTCATAAATTCACCGTTTGTCTTGACGTTTCGCGAAtcccatatatcatatatgggGGCATGGAATGAGATGACTCGCTTGAGCAACAGAAAAATCAGAGGAAGACATTTTCGATGAGTAGATGAAATCTAATCCGGTTCAGAAAAACTGTGAATTGAAATGAGATGCAAGGGCCTGGTGTTCGACATGAACTGGGAGAAATTCGAAGCGGATATATAACCCAGCCATTATCGAAGGGTTGAGTAAAGACTGGAAGATGTAGAGATAGATGAAGATTAAGAGTTTAAGGATTCAATTTGAGAAGTATAAAGGTTAAGGTTAAGGTtaaggtttttatttttttttatcataatacGGTTTTAGTAAAATGGACCTAAGCTGGACATTCTATTAATGGGCCACCGAACGCATTGGAGTGAGTGATGCCACAAAACAGATGGAAATAACAAACGTAAAGATTAATTAACCACTTAATTTCTATGCGGAACCCACTTATATAAGGAAGTCGCTGACGTGGCAAAAAAGAGAGTTCTGATTGGTCGATTTTATTTGGGGACGTGGAGAACCTCCCTACTCCTCATATATCCCTTTTAGTATTAGTTAGATTACCAAGAATTGATTTAATTTTACCCTAACATAAagtattttttcttctttgactCCAATTTTCATATCTTCAGccgaaatttaattaaaaataaaaacactacaagaaaacacaactaTAGCGactaaaattaatgaaaaaatttaatcctcgtaaatttacgtcgacttTACGAGTATCTTACGAAGAAATCTAAAAGCAACGttagttcgtcgtaaaataacgacgaaacgatttcctcgtaaacaCAACGTACataacgtggtttttacgaggaaaaattttttcctcgtaaattcgACGTAACAATAGAGATtctactttacgaggaaattatttACGTTTACTTAACGACAAAATTTTGagtccaccaactttgtagttgtAACACGTTTTTTGTTTCGGCTACCTAACTAAATTTCAGCGTAAATTCGTAGTAAACtttcaactaccagattcgaaaatttcctataaatatggacgtttgaacatcattttaaacacaccaacaagaaaaaaaataaaaacgtgaaagaaaaaaaaaattcgggCTCTgagaatattttcgagttgcggaggtggatgtatatgcacaaagatgctaacgggagagtgatgaAAGAATACCTCGaagggctggagacatttatgcatcaagcagatttcacaccgctcgcccaagaaagcggtaagatgttatgtccttgtcggaaatgcaacaattcgaaattggcgaatcgtgaaaatgtttgaaagcatttaataaatacaggtttcacgccaaattactatatctggttttaacatggagaaggttataattatgagaATGAAtctagtagtagtagtagtaatagcaattttcaggaagaaccggttgatcatcatttgcataatgaacatagttaccatcaggaggagcaaATGGTAGATTATGacagggttcatgatatggtagctgattcattcgtagctcatgatgaagatgaagaacctaacatagatgcaaaaaaagttttatgaaatgttagatgctgcgaatcagccactttacagtggttgtagagaagatctctctaaattgtcgttggctgctagaatgatgaatattaaaactaatcacaatctacctgaaagttgcatgaatgaaTGGGAAGACTTGCTTAatgagtatttgccggaagacaatgtgtctgctgattcttattatgagattcagaaactagtttatagtcttgggttgccttcagagatgatagatgtttgcatcgacaattgCATGATCTACtagggagatgatgagaagttagaagaatgtcgattctacaagaagccacgattcaagccgcaaggacgaggacgtaatagggtacttaccaattacagacagattgaaaagattgtaccaatctgAGTAGACTGCCGGagggatgagatggcatgccgagcatactcaggcggatggtgagatgactcatccatcagatgcaagagcctggaaacattttaacaaagtacatccggaattcgctagcaatagccggaatgtgtatctcggattatgcatagatggatttagtccatttggaatgtcagggagacaatattcattttcatatttgtttctcaagtcgaagaaacattcccaggtatatccacaagtgacgtagatagaaggaaagatcaacactttaataagtggttgaagaatcaggtattaactcaaactcttaatttttgcaggttgatcgatcaaactcttttttcatacatgatctgtatttcaacgttctcttttttttggcaCATGATCTGTATGATTAATTTctatgttgtttttatttttgcaggtacaacaaattcgagcctttcatcttatcTTCACAAGCATACCAAGTTAGCTTctttccataccctcggatgagagaatcgtcggatgagagaatcgggaataaattggttagccgtgatcaaagttgcACCTCGTGGACGAATCATCAGtagagaagaaccaccattgcaagaagaacagataaatgaagtcgaggaacctgaacaacaaATTgttgacatccttctcattgatccgcataatcatgagtacgaagatcttaccgacgatgccacagacgaagctgttgaagacgagtttaatgaaagtgatgatgtttctagtgatgacgagaatgtcgatgtatccgattgatgtatttgtttttaatatgattgattttcagacttaatgcatgtgatttgatggatttaatcatgaaaatctatttatataatttgattttgtgtaaggtaatggggggggggggggggggttgaattagaaagaagagattgagattataaATTAAGGAATTAGAAAGGgaagatgggtttggggtttggaatatatgaagtagaagataaggaagatggagtttggggtttcaaattttagggatttaaacataatccgcattatttcctcgtaaactaacgaggaacttacgacgaatcctaaaaataaagaacgcgggactcgttaattccaggTAAGtagaattcgtcgtaaagacctcgtaataGGAAAACGCGGTATTTCATCTTAAACAAAAACATGGGccttgctatttcctcgtaaattaacgAGGACATTACGAGGAAACAAAACGCAGGActtgctaattcctcgtaaaaaaaacacgggcctcgcgAGTTCCTCGTAACTTTATGAGGAAATTATGAGGATtactaatttcttatatatacacgCGAGCTTCTCACTTCCATTTCGTCTCCACTTCCTCTTtctttcgtagcaatggtaggttctctctatttcctctctaatttgattaatttagggtagatttggtggttagtgtagggaatttagataggtttacggattttatgttaattagtgttgattaggtggttaatCTAGGGAATTTAGCtagatttatagaatttgttaattacataatttgttaattactgttgatgttaattttaaaaattaaaattttttccaggttcgaaagaacagacttactccccattacagagagatgttcggtgagcctagtagtcgtttagacccgtattcttcagctcccggttcttcttgaactcccggttcttcgggtccggAGACTGTCCCTGAGACAGtattctcagagagtctctcggtCGCCTCCTTCTGGTGAACCATCGGTTCCTCGATTCGTTGCACCACCGGCTCCTCATGCTCAAGTCCCAGAGGTGCCTCCTCCTGtacctcctccgatggctcctctGATGCCGGCCaggattcatcccgatttgatggtgcctccgagtgctccttacacGCAGTACACTGTCGAGGACCTTCTCGCtcagccaggcagagaaggtttatcAGTcctagaccccgaccgaccggacggaacatTGTGGtacctttcattttttttttaaattctttttaaattcttttataacaataataaataatttatactttaaatttgttttttttttcaggtttggggttgacaaTTGTGTTGCTCGGAACGTAACCGagacgatcaaaggttacttctccgagCCACGATCTACGTCAGAAACACATGGTTCAAATCTTTTGCTGTAAGTTACtattaatcaattatatatactttaattttttatgatttagatttttttaatgttttaaaactaatttttaatttaattttttctgtTACAGCAAAAATAccattggtccatgggggtcaatGAGAGGGTGAAGAAAgcgtttaacgcgaaggcgaaagctcacttgttggacacggtctccaactggaagggtgactggatcgtgaaggggtatgagcgtggcaaacccccTGAGCCCACCACGGaggtgtgggatggcctcatgcGTTATTGGCGGGATCCTGACTCCATTAGATTCGCCGAATCTTGCTCTGCCTCCCGTTAGACGGTATATGAGCACGGCCACGGGCCGACGCTTCACTCTACGGGTCAAAAActccacgccggtgtccgtctggatatggtaattaaatatttaatataattaatatatatatatatatatatatatatatatatctttatatataaagaagggtTTCCTTCACTCCTAGGCCATCCACATCAGATTCCATGTCACTTATTCGGAGTTTGTGGTGACGACACGTGTCACGGTTAATCAAAAGTCAATGCTTCATTAATTCTTGAGTTTAATAGGTTTTATGTGTTTACTACggtccaaatacatcttctctaaaaaaaaatgtatacgaAACTTAAGGAAAGTGGTCGTCGAGCAACAATTCTCATTCAGTCAACTTTCAATAGAAATCCAACGGTTTCACCGGTGACGAACGATTCCGATCGATGTAAGTTGGAAGCCGAACAGACTTCTTTAATCTGGCGCCGTTACAGAAATTAACTTGGTTCATGCATCTTCGTTAACATTCACATTAATACCTACCCTCTACTTCTCATACGATCTCACATTTAATGGATCCCTTCATTCATTCCTTTGTATTAATCCTCCATTATAAATACGAAGGTTTTCTTCCAACAAAATCATCAGTTCATTTCTCTTAATAAACAACACGAAAAGGTgatgaaaaaatattagttaatcCCATGGTTGTACTTAACGGATTGTGACAGAAAAGTgataagaaacagaaaaaatgagatgAGAAACATAATAAAcagggaagaagagaaaagaggaagaCGATAGAAAAGGAGAGATAACTTTTTTTAGTGAACCTTTTTTTTAAGATCTATTTATCTTTAGTTCATAATAATTTCCAACATCTTGGTGTTGATTTTTCATTATTGTGGCTCCCTAAAAGGTTGATGGCCCTGATCTCAAAGATACAACAGTTAGTGCAGACAATTATGGATATAAAATCTTGtgtgagtatgcatgattgtTATTTGTGAGTAtatttcaattatatattttccataCCAACTACTAGACTGTGAATTCAATTTAACTTGGCTGATTCTGTGTCACCAAAATTGGTTGAGTTTTGATATATACATAGAAtgcatttttcttattatacttCTAAACTTGAGTCGGCATATATCACAATAAAATGAGGACGGTGGACGAATGAGCTGAGTGTGGAACACTAAACGTGTTCTTACATGAAATTGAAGCGTTGTAGTTTTGTCCAAACACTAACGTGTtcttacattttaatattaagatgatcacgatctataaaaaaaataacaaaacatacacAATAAAAGTTAATATCACCTTAAATTTGAAGTAAgctaaacattttgaaataCTCGTTAActgatatatttatgtatttttggttACTAACACGCCCGTAgcgtggagagagagagagagagagagagagagagagagagagagagagagagagagagagagagagagagagagagagagagagagagagagagagagagagagagagagagagagagagagagagagagaagagagagaagagagagagagagagagagagggagagagagagaagagagagagagagtaaaattatgctaatagtaaaaattagttttttggttaattttaaattaaaaaaaatattatatctcATATACTTCTCTTGAAAATGTAAacctaaaacacaaaccacaaatcatataaaaaataataatcttgattacaagtaaagtatatcccgcctgtagggcgggccgaccctagtatatatatattctaactttcttaaatgttttttaggccaaagagttctcccgtctcttttgcaactttacgagaggaccacAAGAACAAGACGGGCCAATTTCTAGATGCTAGGTCCGAGGagatcttcaacgacttggctggtcgggttgaagaccgccagacccagctgacctaGGAGTACACTGACAGATTACCCGTCatcttatccacacttgaagtggatagagtttacgaggaggtaatttttttaaaaatttaattttttttttattattcatttaatttaactttaactttttactaacaatatttattttttgtttttaatgttgtccctaagaaaaagggacgtatgttggggattggttccgtcaacgaagttccgagagcgacatcgtcttatggtcagagacgggatgatgaagtcactcagTTGCGTAACGAGTTGGACTCGACGCAATCttcgttcacagctcgtattggtggagtcgagggcttcttggacgttatagcggccacaaatccagAATGGGAGTccttgttgaggaacatgcgatgACAAAATCCCATTCCAGACGAGTCATCCGGCACACATGACGAGGCGGATGTAGAGAGGAGTGAGGAATTCTACCGgacgatgaacgacccttagttcttttttttcttttcgttggttgtattataaattcaaaacttatttatgtataaaatattttcgtatttacgtttatttttaaattatatttttattaataaattaaataatttttattatattttttaattctggaAAATAAAAAATCGAAGTAAATTCATAGCTAAATTACGACTACATTACATGGAAAGTTTACGAGGAGGTTACGAGGAAAACCTTTACGGCAACACTACGAGGAAAgcttaacgagtattttacgtgAAATGGTTTACGtgtaatttacgaggaaatactttcgaggtatttacagGAAATATAGCGTCATTCTTACGTGGAAAggttacgtggtttttacgacgaatactGTTCTTCGTCTTTACGACAAAATGTGTTTCTCGctagtttacgacgaattggcgaggaaatatgcGTAACGATGAAcgaataacgacgaaacttgtTTCTTCGCTAATTCTTCGTAAAGCTTATTTTATGACGAAATTACTACGAATTTCGCCGTCGTTAatgttgtgttttcttgtagtgaaatacAGTTACAGATAGACAACATTTTCTCATTGCACACGTTCAATTACTTACATTTATCCACGTGAAAGTAAAAAGGTAAAATTCGTTAAACACTAACTTATCCTGAGAGAAAGCAAAGAGACGAAGAGGTGTACAAATTCTTAAATAAGCGTCTCTCAAAACAAATAAAGGTATAATTAAAAGGGTATTAGTGTTTTCCATGTTGGGGTggtttttaaatattcattgGCCTTGTACGAACACCACACATCATTCTTCCCTCAACAAATCAATTCAAAGATGGCAAACATATTATTCACTGGCTCGATTTCTCTTGCACACGACGAGTGTGAGTGTTATTGCCCATGCATCCTGCATTCGCATAGCACTGTGCAGTCACATTAGATAAATACTTCCTTGGCAATGCTATTCCGaatttatttccttttctttctcttttctcctTTTTCACGATGCTTTCTTCCTATTGTATAATGAATGAATGTGATTCACTTTTTGTTTATTGGTAATTCATTTAAATTGTTGTAAAACGATATTTTACCTCTTTTGGTTCTATGATGACGCTTTCAGTTTCCATCGACTTTCTCGGGacttcaccttcttcttctgcaaaagacaatggataatttgttttaatgaaGTCAATTTGAACCTTACTGTGCATCGAAAACCatacaaaaactaaacaaacCATATCTTACGTAATATCTACATAGTTTTTTGATTTAAGAATTTTCAGCAATTTATGCATACGTGTAACGTGCATGTCGCTATGATTAATGTTGCCATATTTCACcttatttacaattttatttggTACGCATATATGTAAAATGGCGTTAAGAACTTTaggtttttttaaaacaaatttaagaaCGTAAGGTTTACCTTCTTTGTCATCATCAGAAGCAACATCGATGCAATAAACCCTAAAGCTTGGAGATCCAGGACATATCATCCTCTCATCTAAATTGCTCATCCTCCCTTCATCATGATCAACACCCTTTTCTCCTTCCTTCTTAGCAATGATGACCTCATCAAGATTTAAACAATCATCATGAGCAACACCATCATCTCCTTCCTTCTTAGCAATGAGGACCCCATCATGATTTATACCATTATTTCCTTCTTTATTAACGTTGATGGCATCATCAATTTTCTCATCTTGTTTCTTAACAACCTCTTTCTCCTCTTTAATCTCATCTATGGACGAAATCTTCTTATAAATaacctctttcttctcttccacGTGATGATCAGGCGTAGGAGCCACCTTAGCCGATAACTTCAAGCTGTCGAAGTTCTCCTCCTTCTCGTCTCCGTCCTCGGATGAGTTGTGCCATAGAAGCTCCGTCTTGGATAGCGTATCGTTCCCTTTAAAAACGTTTGCATGGCTCcgtttcttcatctcctcaaaTCTCCGCCGGAGAAGCGGACGTATTCCCGCCGGAAGTGGGACAACGCCGCCCTCATCCGCTCTAGCCGCCGCTGGACCTCCTAGCCTTGAACCACCGCAACCCATATCAATACAAATaacaaaaagatgatttaacCGCTGCCACGAAACAGATCATACGGCGGCGGGTGGGTGGCGGGAGTATATTCTTGAGAAAAAAGGAGAcaagaggagagaagagagccAATTAATTGAGAGGGTGATGAATGGAAGATAATATTTATGAAGAAGAGGGAGAGAATGCGAGACTGTTAAAGGGTTGAGATTGTGTGATGAATTAATTGGTTAGTTGCAATTTATTTGCTAAATTTGGCAACTAGTGATTTATTAAGGCAAATTTATCTAAGTGACATATTCATTCTTGTTGTCATTTTTGACTTACAGTTAGCCTCTCCTCAATTACAGATAATTTCGGTGACTAATTTACTGTAATCTTCAACGCATTGTTCAACGTATCCTGCCTGATCTTTCACTTTAGAAGAATCTTCTTCGTATTTACTCATGAAgctcttaatattttttttttttttgataaaccctATCGGCTGATCCGGTCGGCCCCGGGAGGAACGCAATTAGTTCTACAGAGTGGACTAGTCCGAAAGCGTACCACACTGTCTGACCCGAGTTTGGAATACCTTCCGACTAATGCCAAGGGGTGGACCAATCATCTGTTATGGCCCACCATGTAAACCACTTGGGCCGAAGCCCAAGCCCAGACTGGCCAAGTAGTGATAATTTAGTTCCCAGTGGGAATCGAACCCAGGACTGATGTGGGTACACACCAAGCCCCAAGAGATTGCCACTAGGCTACCACCATTTGGTTAGCTCTTAATATTAtgtact
This genomic stretch from Brassica napus cultivar Da-Ae chromosome C9, Da-Ae, whole genome shotgun sequence harbors:
- the BNAC09G26950D gene encoding uncharacterized protein BNAC09G26950D — encoded protein: MGCGGSRLGGPAAARADEGGVVPLPAGIRPLLRRRFEEMKKRSHANVFKGNDTLSKTELLWHNSSEDGDEKEENFDSLKLSAKVAPTPDHHVEEKKEVIYKKISSIDEIKEEKEVVKKQDEKIDDAINVNKEGNNGINHDGVLIAKKEGDDGVAHDDCLNLDEVIIAKKEGEKGVDHDEGRMSNLDERMICPGSPSFRVYCIDVASDDDKEEEEGEVPRKSMETESVIIEPKEEESIVKKEKRERKGNKFGIALPRKYLSNVTAQCYANAGCMGNNTHTRRVQEKSSQ